Sequence from the Babylonia areolata isolate BAREFJ2019XMU chromosome 25, ASM4173473v1, whole genome shotgun sequence genome:
ATGTCAGTGAGGCCAGATCGTTCTGTTTGTGACATCGGGTTGTTTTTtcaagggggaagaggggaaacaACCCGCTATGAAACTCTGTCGTGTCTTCGGTTTTGGTACAATCCGTGATCGATTGAATGAAATACTGTTCAGAAGTCAGAATAATTATTAGTATCActcattcttttttgtttatatgcCAGAACACCGGGATTCAGATCCTTTAAAGAAATTATCGCAGTTTATCTCAGTCTCTCAATCCTCTCGGGTTGTCGTGCATCAAACTACGAATTTTGTCGACGAATCTAACGAACGATATTACTGTAAAGTGGTGAAGACTGGATGGAGAAGTTTCAATTTCAAGAGGGCGTCAAAGTATGCGGACTGATCTATATATgttatcatatatcaatatcaaggcgtgcaggcctgacaaggccttttgcccgcttgaagtggggaagaaaaatagtccccacatatgtctggtgcatttttcaacattgagtgcgcaatgcttgaaaaatcaataaatatgtaattgagttttgtatttaaaattttttaaatatcaggataatttttaaatgtattcactgttcctgcggaaacgtcttgtgacaaattattccaaacatttgttactctgttagtaaagaaatgtgcaaatctgtaagtttttactgaaacttttaagtagtttgtaggaatggcacATCAACTTAGAAACTGAaataaaagcagaagaagaaaagtgagcagatgcctgaacttCGCATGGACCGAATGTGTTGATCAcaccttgagagcctaccaaatTATATCAGAATATATCCACACACTTGAACTTGAAAAGATCAGTGTGTAGGCCTGTCTGGCCTTTACACGGTCCATACGCTCCAACTATTActgttgcatgcatgcacacacacacacatacacatacacacacaaatgatgaaatACATTAAAAACTGGAAAAGAGTAATTAAACtataaaatgaatagatgaatataaagagaaaaaaaaaaagccggtcaCAGACCATACCTAACTGAGAAACAGCTGTGATATTTTGGTGCTGCCAACAGGTTTAActttttttgtggaaaaacctCATTCACAGGTTTTGTGCTGTGCCCATGTAGACAGCAAGTCAAAGCTGTAGCACATAAAAGATAAACTGACCCATGAGGTGAGTGCAGGTGGTCTATGGTAGGTACTCAAGGGCTGATGGAGGGCTGGGTGTATGTGATTGTCAGGCatccgctctttttttttcaaacatgtttagcggatgtggtgtagcatgtaagGATCAGCTCACATGCTTTaacacccccttgaaactgaccTGTATATGGGTGGTGTGATATTTAGATTCAGCAGTGCATACACCTCCATACCCCTTCCCCACTGTCTGAAAGTGCAGGATGTGAACCAGTTTTAGTAACCGTTTCCTGATAGGAATATAACTTGACGTTTTTGATAATTTAATCAAAGTcgtcttctgcatttgtgggcttcCAACTTTTGTTCATTTATATGTATGAGCGGGCGTTTTCTGTGtatgtgaccatttttaccccaccatgtagctGTATTCCATATTCAGAGTATGCCAGGTATATTCTTCCAACCCCCcctcagaagaaaatgaaatgtcaCACTGTCCACACAGTGTGTGGTGTCAGCGTCCTTTACGCCGTCAGGCATCTTATCCGACTGGCGTTTTATTCCTTGGGAGGGAGCTGAATGTGGGTAAACATTTCAACAAGGTGACTACACAATGCATTAACTAAGGATGACTGTTTTCTCTCTAttcccccacctaccccaacaTTACCCCTTTTTATATCCAGACACAAGTCACCCTCTCATCATGGTCCCATCATCTCAATTCTTTTTGtgcttgtgggctgcaactcctacgtccACTAATGTAAACACATGGGCATTTATATGCATGGCTATGTTTATcccaccatgtgggcagccatactttgtgTGCTCATGcagggtatgttgtttccataatccacccagcactgacatggattacaagatctttaacgtgtggatttgatcttttgcatgcatatACTTATGGAAGGGGTTCAGGTGTTGGCTCTGCacacctgttgacctgggagattgggaaaatcaAAACCCTTGATATACCTGATGccgagactgggattcaaacttGCACTAAGATCCAAACAGTttaacaactcactgacttggcTGTCATCACAAATATCTCTCTGAACTATTCAGAACAAAAGCatgaacaaaaaaatacaaacttTTGCCACCCTTTTGTCTCTCTCAGAAATAAATCGGGGAAAAAATGTATGAACTAAAATACAAACTTTtacctttcttttctgtcctgtTAAAAATACAAACATTAGCCATTGTTTTCTGTCCTGTTAAAAATGCCAAACTCTCACCATTGTTTCTTTTCCTGTCCTGTTAAGAAATACCAAACGTTAGCCGTTGCTTTCTGTCCTGTAAACAGCGGTCGCCGTAGTCAACAAGTCCAAGGAGTCGGAGACTCTGAGCAAGAGCAGCCTGGTTCACCTGGCACGGGGACTGGGCAAGGACAGTGACGGCCTCACCCTCCCCATGCTCCtcaacctccccaccaccaccatcatcaacgtcatctaCGATAGCAATGATGACGGACTCTTGAAGGACGAGTCCGGAACCGTGCAGGCAGCAGTGGTGGAGAAGTGTGTTCTGATGTGGCGGCAGCACACGGCCGAgcagaagaacaaggacaggataAAGACGCTGGAGAAGGCCCTCAGGGAGATGGGCAAGAACGAGCTGGCTGACGGGATCTTGGAGCGATACCAGAACCACCAGGAAATCACGCCAGACATTTTTGCCTGAGCAGgtggtgaacttttttttttagttgctgaGGATTGTTGGTGTTATACTGTACAGCTCTTCCAAAGTGTCGAACATGACTGATTTGAAACttcaaaaaaatcattaaaattaATTCTAAAGGCTTACATGTTTATGTATATCAGTTATGAACATGTTGAGAAAACTCACCGGAGTGAtgtagttcattaaaaaaaaaaaaaaaaaattctgatcaGCACTTGTTTGTGAAGTAATATGTTCTGAAAATATCTG
This genomic interval carries:
- the LOC143299967 gene encoding uncharacterized protein LOC143299967, translated to MSEEAVAVVNKSKESETLSKSSLVHLARGLGKDSDGLTLPMLLNLPTTTIINVIYDSNDDGLLKDESGTVQAAVVEKCVLMWRQHTAEQKNKDRIKTLEKALREMGKNELADGILERYQNHQEITPDIFA